The nucleotide window GCCGGGTGCAAGAATTTCGGCGATTGCCACGCGGCGGCGAGCGGCCCCGTCTCGGCTTCGCCGTCGCCGACGATGCAGACCGCGACGCGGTCGGGGACGTCGAACACCGCACCGAACGCGTGGATGAGGGCGTACCCGAGCTCGCCGCCCTCGTGCATCATCCCCGGAACCTTGGGCGTGAGATGGCTGGCCAGTCCGCGCGGCCACGAGAAATCGCGCACGAGATGCGCGAGACCGTCGCCGTCGCGCGCGTAGCGTGCATCGGTCTCGCCGAGTGAGCCGTCCAGGAACGTGTTGGCGAGAATCGCCGGCGCGCCGTGCGCGGGTCCCACGACGAGCAAGATCTTCGCGCCGCGATCCCGGATGAGCCGGTTGACCTGCGCGGAAACGAGCGCCAGTCCCGGCTGCGTCCCCCAATGGCCCAGGAGCCGCGGCTTGACGTGCTCCGGACGCAACGGCGTGCGCAAGAGCGCGTTGTCGCGCAGGTAGAGCTGGGCGGCGCCGAGGTAGAGGGTGGCGCGGAACCAGCGGTCTACGTCGACGAGGGAGAAATCGCGAACGGCGGCGGTCGACACGTTCCCATCCTTCTCGACGAACCTTATCTTGCCGTTATGGCGGCCCGAGCTCATTTTGCCCGGACCGCATGCCGTGAAACTCGGCTTTCGCCACCGACACGGAGTCCTCGCCGGTGCAGGGAGAGCGCGCCTCCCTCGGTCCGGAGCGAAATGTTCGATGTGGGCAGACGGCGCGGGGCTTCGGGCAGTACCAGCCGGAACGCCCCGACCGGTTCAGCCGAGGCGCAAGCGATAGTGTGAGATAGGTTCCCATCGGTCGCACCAAGTCCGTGATGAACGCATGTATTTGGTCGGGATTGACCCAATCGAAGGCGCCGGTTTCATCCTCGATGTAACCGTCCACCGACGCGTTGGTGATGTAGACGACCTTCGACATACGAGAGAACCTACGGTACGCTTTCACCATTTGTCAACGTCGGGAATTTCCGCTACGATAGCGCGGTGGACTCCGAACGGGCGCGTCGGTCCGTGGGCTCCGCCGAGTGCGCGGTTCGCGTCCGACGGGCGACGTACGCCGACGTCCCCCAGCTGTCAGGCGTGATCGAGCGCTCCGTGCGCGAGCTGCAGAGCCACGACTATACCGATCTGCAGATCGAGGGCGCGCTGGAGACCGTCTTCGGCGTCGACACCACCTTGATCGACGACGGGACGTATCTCGTGGTCGAAACCGAGAGCAAGAGCGAGATCGTGGCCTGTGGCGGCTGGAGCAAACGGAAGACCCTCTTCGGGGGCGACCGATGGACGCGCCGCGAGGACGACCAGCTCGACCCCGCCGTCGATGCGGCGAAGATCCGGGCGTTCTTCGTCCACCCGGAGTGGGCGCGCCGCGGCCTGGGCACCCTCCTGCTCGAAAGCTGCGAGGATGCGGCGCGCGCCGCGGGCTTTCGGCGGTTCGAGATGGGGGCGACGTTGACCGGCGTCCGTCTCTACGAGCGCCGCGGCTACACGGCGGTCGACCGCGTCGCGGTGCCGCTCGCGAACGGTGAGACGCTTGCCGTCGTGCGCATGATCAAGGAGTGACGCGCGAGGCCCTCGCGCCGCTCTGCGTCAGCGCGGCGCGGGCGATCCGTCGGACCACGTGAGCACCGGTACCATCACCAGCGTCGAGAGATATGGACCGCGATCGACGGACAGGGCCGGCGAATTCGGCACGTCGGCCCCCCAGCTCGCGACTTGACCGCGTGGAATGAAAAACATCACGTGGGGATGCCACGGCCCGTGCGCGTGGTTGAGATATCCATGCTTCGAGAGCATGAAGCCGAACGCACCGGGCTCCGGCGGTGCAAAGCGATGATCGGCCAGGGCCGCTCTCGTTCGCTCGAGCATCTGTCGCGTACTCAGGCCGGCCAACGCCCAGCGCGCCTGCGCCCGGAGCTGCGGTATTTCGGTGCGCGCCGCGGGCGGATTGTAGCAGTCGGGCCCGCGCTCT belongs to Candidatus Sulfotelmatobacter sp. and includes:
- a CDS encoding GNAT family N-acetyltransferase, producing MIERSVRELQSHDYTDLQIEGALETVFGVDTTLIDDGTYLVVETESKSEIVACGGWSKRKTLFGGDRWTRREDDQLDPAVDAAKIRAFFVHPEWARRGLGTLLLESCEDAARAAGFRRFEMGATLTGVRLYERRGYTAVDRVAVPLANGETLAVVRMIKE